Proteins found in one Deltaproteobacteria bacterium genomic segment:
- a CDS encoding HU family DNA-binding protein, whose translation MASSSASNAKPIVRADLVKIVAERLGRQPKEVDDVCEALINAVAGAMAAGRRVELRPLGVFEVVSRKERTARNLNTGEPVVVPARRAAKFKPGAKVRTALKGAS comes from the coding sequence ATGGCGTCGAGTAGTGCGTCGAACGCGAAGCCGATCGTCCGCGCGGACCTCGTCAAGATCGTCGCCGAGCGCCTCGGGCGTCAGCCCAAGGAGGTCGACGACGTCTGCGAGGCCCTGATCAACGCCGTGGCCGGCGCCATGGCCGCCGGGCGGCGCGTCGAGCTTCGCCCCCTGGGCGTCTTTGAGGTCGTCTCGCGCAAGGAGCGCACGGCCCGCAACCTGAACACGGGTGAGCCCGTGGTCGTCCCCGCGCGCCGCGCGGCGAAGTTCAAGCCCGGGGCGAAGGTGCGGACGGCCCTGAAGGGGGCGTCGTGA
- a CDS encoding transglutaminase domain-containing protein, with product MGYLRLTRVVPARPRLGVGGLGQIGQGLSIEHRTIPDGDKGTAATITEMGRLSVAAAHDPKFVSWVRGQVADLKSKDYVGEAKRIFEIVHNHVRYVQDPLGLEVVQDPRAVLFRDGSGDCDEHASTVAAMALALGHRAAFRTVAADYDRPDQWSHVYALIGVQDPSQPDGIAWYPADTTQRRATLGWEPPLGRVWKKKDWVVG from the coding sequence ATGGGCTACCTCCGCCTGACCCGCGTCGTCCCGGCCCGCCCGCGCCTCGGGGTGGGCGGCCTTGGCCAGATCGGCCAGGGGCTCTCGATCGAGCACCGCACGATCCCCGACGGTGACAAGGGCACCGCCGCCACGATCACCGAGATGGGCCGCCTCTCGGTCGCCGCCGCCCACGACCCGAAGTTCGTGTCCTGGGTCCGCGGCCAGGTCGCCGACCTCAAGAGCAAGGACTACGTCGGCGAGGCGAAGCGGATCTTCGAGATCGTGCATAATCACGTCCGCTACGTGCAGGATCCGTTGGGCCTGGAGGTCGTGCAGGATCCGCGCGCGGTGCTCTTCCGCGACGGCAGCGGGGACTGCGACGAGCACGCCTCGACGGTCGCTGCCATGGCGCTGGCCCTCGGGCACCGCGCGGCCTTCCGCACCGTCGCGGCGGACTATGACCGCCCCGACCAGTGGAGCCACGTCTACGCCCTGATCGGCGTGCAGGATCCGAGCCAGCCCGACGGGATCGCCTGGTACCCCGCCGACACGACGCAGCGCCGCGCGACGCTGGGCTGGGAGCCGCCCCTGGGCCGCGTGTGGAAGAAGAAGGACTGGGTCGTCGGGTGA